A window of Dysidea avara chromosome 1, odDysAvar1.4, whole genome shotgun sequence genomic DNA:
AAGTATAATAATGACTAAGTAaatattgtacataattatacaacacTTGAAAGGTTTCCACTAGTActgcagctaagtgactgttctattagagtagttgatattTACCAGACTGCTTAGAGTATGATTTTCATTCAGAatagtatcaagagttaataatattatgtgaccaaatctgcaagaaccccacatgttagTGGATTTACATTTAATTCCATTTTTATTTacttaaaggaatggtcaactgaaatttcagctttggaagccaagaaattttgaagtTAAAAGTGCTAACGACAAATGTATAGTAAACCTCATTACTACCATATGGTACAAAATTTTGGTAGacttaaatttttttttgtatcatgtgcagcatcagtaaTGTACTATCCCTCAGTTAACTAGTTCATAGACTACTCATAAGTCACAAATCCCATAAAGGCAGTTTCCGTATAGTAATTATGTACATGAAAGAAAATGATTCATTCAATTCTCAAATACACAGAAATACATTTGTCCAATCAGTACATTAGTGACCACACCCACCTCTACAGGAGAGTAGGATCTGGTGATATTGGTCAGTATTGGACACTGATGTGTTTAAAATACATTAAGCCAATTAGAATGTCTAAGGATTACATCATCTACTACATGTGGTAATGGAGAACTAATAAATTGACAGATGATCCAAAAAATCCTAGCCATTATCACCAGACCCTATACCCTAGTGTGGAGGTGTGGTGTGGGTGTGAGTAGTCCGTTGGTAAATAGGAGAACATGTTGTAACACCTCCTGAATTAAACACATTTAAATTACACATCCAAATAGGGTATAGTAGTACACATACCTTATTAAGGTGAACTGACTGATTTAATCACTTGACAACCACAACAAATCCCTCATGTAGAAGTCACTACACtgggtggatcacatgatctggaCACTGGTGATTTATAAAGTTCACACATTGTCAAGTTACACATTTTGATTACTTTATTctgtacacacagtacaatctgattggctaagtCCCCAATGGCATCATTTCAGATGATCTTCATTGTACACATCTACTTTctccacctgtatagaaaagaCACTTGTATGGCAGCTCTTCATCACCAACACTTACTGGTAACTTCCTGGTAACAATGGTTGTGTGGTTGTCATGGCTACATAGTAACAACACAAAACAACCACACCATCATCCCTCACACACTAATGTGTACAGTTACGTAGAATATtatcatattgtgtaaacaattaGTAACCATGGTAATAATAGATTACatcatacaaacacacaaaataacaatTTAACTGATAACTTGTAGTCTATTGTTGTGACACTCCACAACATAAATACTCCCACTACTGTTCATGGCTATACCATTGATAGTATCAAATTCTCCTTGTTGAGGTCCCTTCTTTCCAAAATGTTCTATCATTTGATGGGTGGGGCTCCATACACCAATTTTATTCCTATCACCATAACTAGCTATGATGTGACCATCAGGGCTAACAGTAATGGCATATGGTCTATCACATGTTATCCTACTAATAAAACTGCCAGTATGACTGAAGAGACTAATATGATTACCATCAAGGTCACTAACTAACACTCTATTGTCAGTATCAATTGCTATGGTAACAGGACACTGAAATTGTCCAGGGTTGGACCCTTTACTGCCAAATGTAAATGCAAATTTATCATCTTGTTGGAATACCTGGACCCTGTCATTCCACCCATCTACAACATACAACATTTTATTACTACTGAAGACTAGTCCCATAGGACCACTAAACTGGCCATTGCTGTTCTCTTTATTGTTACCAATTATTGATAAGAGTTCTCCTTGTAGGGAATACTTCTTCACTTGATCACTACTAAAGTCGCTAATAGCTATGATGTCATCCTTACTGACTGCTACACCAATAGGACTAACCAATCTGTTGTCACCACTTCCTTGTCCAATCACTGCTAATAAAGCAAAGTTACAGTCCAGCACAATTACACACTTGTTAGTATAATCAACAATGATGACTTCATTATTAACTCCTATAGCAACATCAGTGAGATCACCAAACCTGTTCCCTCCATAATGAGTCATCACTTGGCAGTGTCCTTCTCTCATCTTGCTGTAGTCTCTCAGTACAACTGATATCCTACAGTAACATgacaggatcacatgatctactgTACATTAATAATACTGGTGACATCACTTCCTGTATGTACAGGAAATGAGATAACATTATAGTGGAAAGTTTGAATGATAATCacttgtatgttttgtatgtatgacacattgtatgggaaaataatacatgtatagctattgtATAGTAGTGTGACTGTATAGACTGACTGTGTAGTAGTGTTAATATGTATAGTCATTGTGTAACATTAGTATACACTAACTGAATAAGTATAATACAATCACACCTCACATGTTAtccacaaaacactctaatagaacacacaccattCCTTACTTGTGAGGACTGCCTGGGATGTGTTGTCCATCAACTGCAATTGATATCATGTGATCCCCAAAAGTCCTGGGAGTGAAGGATGCTGTATAGTTTCCACCACTGACATCCTTGACTGGTCCCACTACTATGGCTTCTCCGGTTTTGGTGGTCATGGACACTTCTACTTCACTACTCTTGTCATCAACAATGTCACCATTAACATCTCTAAGTGTTATCATTAGTGACGTCACTTTGTTCATTACTGTCATTGCTGTAGGGAAGGTCACTTCGCACTTGCTGGGGTCCGGAGGTAGAAATCCTCCCAACTTGGTCACCTCCTCACAAAGACGTTCCACTTCTCCATACTCAACTTCTCTTTGTTCCTTCATTGCTGGTTCCAGTCTTGATCTCCTCTTCATTATCATCAGGTGATCTTGTCGTTGCTCTAGTATCTTCCTCCTCCTAACCAGTTCAGTGGTAGTCACTTTGTTCTCTGTTGTCTTCTTCAATAGCTCCAGACAATTCTGTAGTTGTGTCCATAGCAACAACAACCTCTCCAGCTGTAGCTAATATTAAAACAAGAACAACAATAACTGGAGACACATCTTTACTGCTACCAATCCCAGGAAGAACTACTTTGTAGcataatattactgatgttCGCATTGTTGGTTTAGCTTTGACTGTCAATTTCAAGCCAGTTTCAAGCCTTTAAGTCAGCAAAACAGATAATGTGTTTGCTTTTAATTTTATCTAATAAAGAATGCTAAATGGTAGGTGGGAGGGGCTCATCTATTACACAAAACCATGTGATATggtttgtatatgtaataggatggatggctgtggtattcgggattaatagtgcgagcattgtaaacaggaaggagtaaaaatagtgtgaggcaaagccgagcactatttccttcctgtttacaatgcgagaactattaatcccaaataccacagcctGTAGTTGTGTCTCTTTGTTCATTACTGTCATTgctcctattgcaaattaatccaacaaccatagcaactgttactaggcaacagaaattctaaaattaaccactgcaaaagaccagtcacacttagcaaccattgcatggcaaccattgctatggtctcaaagtGATGTTTATCCTAGCAATGGctacttagcaaccgttgctaagaaaccatattgttgctattccatcgggcatctatcactatggtaacactagttgtcaagtcggacatctacttctaatagaaacacaccacactattttagccaatcaaattaatATCACAGGTTTTTGTTAAGgaaccttgacaaacaagtgtaatgctaattctattggctaatcacttgacgtatttcaaaataatacgtcaagctgccattgagagtattatacagtaacacattcagttgttggattaggtaTGTAAACCTGTACAGTGGTTATAATAGATCTTGCATGACGTCATTTGCGGTAATTAATATTATAGTTTAAACTTCAAAAATGAATcgatttgattggttgaaatcttgtgTAAGTGATTTTGCTGGTATTTGTTGTCACACAATATCTATTAGAACTGCTGTATCATGTTACTGAGACAATAACACTTTTATGTGGCACATTAAAGAAAATGCCAGTGGTGTTGTTGAAAGCCACAAAATCCACCTGAAGTCTCAGGACCATAGCTATTTCTTCACTCCAATGGCTGCTATACTCCTCTACACTGCATGTGTTCAATCATAATATGTCTGAGGGTTGACATATCAGATAGACCACTCatgtccatgttacaactacaaaATAATACCTTTAGTGTGTTCTCCCTCTTGTCTGCTCCTTTGGTAATATCtgttatgacttgatcttcttGTTCATCAATGACTTTTCTAAGAGCATTAAACACCTCCCTTGTCCTCTCCATGTTGTGCTCCTTTCTGCCCCTAACACGTTGTCTCATTTCCTTCACAACAGACACTGCTCGTTTCGTCTCTTCCAGTAAAcccatcatgtgatccacagcTTCTCCCAGTCTCCTGGTTTCTTCATCAGTCACACTTGTAATGCTAGTGCGCTGGTGTGTTGAGTGACCACGGGAGACACAATCTCTACATAACTCAGTTCCACATTGTCTGCAGAACACGTCAAGTTTTCTTCGTGGATGATCAGGACAATATTCAGAAAGGGGCGTGGTGGCGGGATACTTCAAAAGAGCGGCGCACTCTTCGCTACAGTTAATAGCATCTTGAAGTTGGTCTGGATTATCGAAATGTTCCATCAACACTTGACACTTAGACATGGAAGGAAGGAGAGCAGAAGCCATCTTGACCAAACGCACGACACACCCTTTGAACAAACAGTTATTAGGCGCGCTTAAAATTTTTGAAGCTAAAGGAGTCCGTACGTCTGTAGGTCATCTTATGGTCGCAGCAGCTGTTATCGGTCACCAGGTTGTGTTTAACTCGGTGTTTAATGGAgtcctgataatggaatgaCAGTTTGTGTGTAAGTTTTTAATGTGCATCTGTGCTCACTTCGATACTGTATGCTGTATgcagcaggggcgtagccatgatttttttgaagggggttcagATTAAAGTGGACTGTCTTAAGGGAAatgcctgggtgcttcccctagaccatgaatgaacgaaaatgatgcatacacgaAACGTGCctttaggcagtaacattaaaaggtgttgTTTGTGAACTACTAAccagctaaaacctacacactgctgtttatgcagcttaaagaaactataaacctattgtaaaactaactaatcttcacttccagacagcatactgacagccaacttcaatttctagcacacggaagccctccacactcgagtcacaatacttctttccagctatacattattggccctcctgttgatggtcaactTCAgacttgtactccaatatgttcgatacatcacgtgcccacaacatgtaacaaataaacaaaccattcatcaggtaTTATACATCGgtaacaattcacagtttgtgctaacctgacacatgtataacgtgacgaccactcaagtttagcagctgctaCCTTGTATTATGTCTCCACCAAccattgaacagtccttcgctgtttcactcgcgccatttccagtgttgggagtaacgcgttacgtaatattattacttttgtggtaactaagtaatataacgaaatacgctataagaacaggtaatataactcaagttactttacttacaaatgtaacgcgttacctaagtaatatagttactgtaacgaatctaatattattactacaagtaacgaagttactaatctcgttagtaatccactgagtaacgcctagccacaacgaagtaatgaagactactgaatgaggcttattcaccagcttcttacttataatcaagatttgcacattgtccaacaacgcaatcgtgtcacgtgataaggtggtagtttcaaacgtgacagcttaaggctgtgggcacaaagtaatataatatgtaatattattacaattactttattttattggtaatatgtaactgtaactaaatagttcagctgcaagtaatatgtaatatgtaactagttacttttacaaagtaacttgcccatcactggccatttcaaccatgcatcacgtgtgcaattgatcacgtgatgcaatagatatgatttgcaatggttcagcattaatgtagTACATGACCCTCaggagtagtacagaggaaagtagctaccggagagttCCAGGCCTGTAAAATttagtgtgatttttaatttttaaaaattctgcatCTGAAAGGGGGATTCGTCCGAACTATCCGAaccccctgcctacgcccttgtGCAGGCCTGGCTGTATGCGACACTGAatggtatttatttattatttgtgtgtaCTGTGCAAAAATCTCGGCAAGTATCAAtgtgattataacgcacaggtgtgattatGATAATTATCTAAGCACAGGTATGATTGTGTTTGTTTGGTACGTTTAAACCTTGTCCTTTGTACAATCCTGACAGGCTAGTCTGCTACAGCCTACCAACCTaagtaaggcccctatttggtgattattagtttctcatccagcctttctaattattatgatgcgggcgggagggtattaccattatgcctttattttataatattgacacactgatgtacagaccttgtccaaattgtctttctttcttactacaaacagtTCCTTCagcagctgattctacttttcgtgatcgccaactgtttttcgacagtaaactgaaagcctgctttgatgaagtcgatagaacacgattgcaactggcactgcaacAATGTGCTAAGGAAGataacagttctcctggtgatatatagcgcattgcagcattcatcaacaaaaagttataacagtttggtatcatgtgttcttctaagcatgcacagagtaaataatggcttaccatgcggtagcttaagaaggatgcaggCAGTAGATGAGAAACtgataatcaccaaataggggcctaatagtTTGGCAGCACCCACCCCTTTTGTATTATAGAGGAAGGATCTGGTGACCATAGTACATGGTACTTGTGCTACTACAGTCaatttcaggttgcttgcgaATACAATTAAATAATTTGCACACATCATGTTTGAACATGATTGTGTGAATTACGTGCAGTGTTTAATGTATAGAGCCTTTTCATCTCCTTGACAACTGTTTTTGTTGGCCATATTGTTGAACAACTTTGTACGCAGCAGGACTATTGACAAGTTGAAATTAGCCAATCTGCgtaaacagctaaaaattaacaGTCCAAGCTGTGGTGGATTGGGTTTGGTATTGGGTAAGAATTCATGCTAACCTGTAAAGTAGATGGAAAGAACGCTCGATACTGGTGTTCATAAATATGGCCGAAATACGGAATAATAAACGAAAAAGTATGGATCCAATTTTGGTCATCAAGGAGATAGAGAAGCTTTATTGAATAACTACCTCAGTGTGTCCCTGGCATTGACTAATGATCTTTGAAAGCAAATAATGTAGTTGTGCTAGTGAAAGGAGTTCAAGTAATCAGTTGTGTGATTTGTTCAATTGCAACCTGAAACCGACtgtaccactatagtggtagacCCAATTGAATCACAGTATCTTGTTTAAATAGGCTTGTGAGTAAACCATGTAGTTGTGCCATTAATAACACAATAACCGTGATGACCAAGTTGGAAAGCAGCTGATACTCTCTGAGGGAAACCCCGAGATGCACACGCAGTAAAGACTCATGTTGAGAAGTGTGAAGTTTCGTGCTTTTTTTGCCAAGTTACAACAACTTAAagaaataatatgtgaccggatcagcgaaaacccgacacaatcgtgcAAGCCTAGTATAAAGCATCGAATACAATGGGtgtaagc
This region includes:
- the LOC136266618 gene encoding tripartite motif-containing protein 2-like, whose protein sequence is MASALLPSMSKCQVLMEHFDNPDQLQDAINCSEECAALLKYPATTPLSEYCPDHPRRKLDVFCRQCGTELCRDCVSRGHSTHQRTSITSVTDEETRRLGEAVDHMMGLLEETKRAVSVVKEMRQRVRGRKEHNMERTREVFNALRKVIDEQEDQVITDITKGADKRENTLKLQLERLLLLWTQLQNCLELLKKTTENKVTTTELVRRRKILEQRQDHLMIMKRRSRLEPAMKEQREVEYGEVERLCEEVTKLGGFLPPDPSKCEVTFPTAMTVMNKVTSLMITLRDVNGDIVDDKSSEVEVSMTTKTGEAIVVGPVKDVSGGNYTASFTPRTFGDHMISIAVDGQHIPGSPHKISVVLRDYSKMREGHCQVMTHYGGNRFGDLTDVAIGVNNEVIIVDYTNKCVIVLDCNFALLAVIGQGSGDNRLVSPIGVAVSKDDIIAISDFSSDQVKKYSLQGELLSIIGNNKENSNGQFSGPMGLVFSSNKMLYVVDGWNDRVQVFQQDDKFAFTFGSKGSNPGQFQCPVTIAIDTDNRVLVSDLDGNHISLFSHTGSFISRITCDRPYAITVSPDGHIIASYGDRNKIGVWSPTHQMIEHFGKKGPQQGEFDTINGIAMNSSGSIYVVECHNNRLQVIS